The proteins below are encoded in one region of Buttiauxella gaviniae:
- the mrcB gene encoding bifunctional glycosyl transferase/transpeptidase, with the protein MAGNDREPIGRKGKPSRPVKEKVSRRRVRDEEYDEDYDDDYDDEEPMPPRTPRKGKGSGNGRPPRKKRRWFWFLVKLFVIFVVLFVIYGVYLDQKIRTRIDGKVWQLPAAVYGRMVNLEPDMPYSKKEMVNLLEATQYRQVTKMTRPGEFTVQGNSIEMIRRPFDFPDSKEGQIRARLIFDGDHLESIQNMDNNRSFGFFRLDPRLITMLSSPNGEQRLFVPRTGFPDLLVDTLIATEDRHFYEHDGISFFSIGRAVLANLTAGRTVQGASTLTQQLVKNLFLSSQRTYWRKANEAYMALIMDARYGKDRILELYLNEVYLGQSGDNEIRGFPLASLYYFGRPVEELSLDQQALLVGMVKGASIYNPWRNPKLALERRNLVLRLLQEQKVIDQELYDMLSARPLGVQPRGGVISPQPAFMQMVRNELQTKLGDKVKDLSGVKIFTTFDSVSQDAAEKAVSEGVPVLRASRKLKDLEAAMVIVDRSTGEVRAMVGGAETQFAGFNRAMQARRSIGSLAKPATYLTALSQPDAYRLNTWIADAPIALKQPNGQVWSPQNDDRRYSGQVMLVDALTRSMNVPTVNLGMALGLPAVTDTWIKLGVPKEQLHPVPAMLLGALNLTPIEVAQAFQTIASGGNRATLSALRSVIAEDGTVLYQSFPQAEQAVPPQAAYMTLFTMQQVIARGTGRALGGKYPNLHLAGKTGTTNDNVDTWFAGIDGKEVAITWVGRDNNQPTKLYGASGAMSLYQRYLANQTPIPLVLNPPEDIVDMGVDSAGYFQCGGGGDRVLPVWTTNPDGLCQQSQQAEQNNNPFSQSQQPQTQQPQQQQQPQQQQPEQSDGVAGWIKDMFGSK; encoded by the coding sequence ATGGCGGGGAATGACCGCGAACCAATTGGCCGTAAAGGAAAACCTTCACGTCCTGTAAAAGAGAAAGTAAGCCGCCGTCGTGTCCGGGATGAGGAGTACGACGAGGATTACGATGATGATTATGATGACGAGGAGCCGATGCCGCCACGTACGCCACGTAAAGGAAAAGGCAGTGGTAACGGCCGTCCGCCGCGTAAAAAACGCCGCTGGTTCTGGTTCCTGGTAAAACTGTTTGTCATTTTTGTGGTGCTGTTTGTGATTTACGGCGTCTATCTGGACCAGAAAATCCGCACCCGCATTGATGGCAAAGTCTGGCAGTTACCCGCGGCCGTGTATGGCCGAATGGTGAACCTTGAGCCAGACATGCCGTACAGCAAAAAAGAGATGGTTAACCTTCTGGAAGCCACTCAGTATCGTCAGGTCACGAAGATGACGCGTCCTGGTGAGTTTACGGTGCAGGGCAACAGCATCGAAATGATCCGCCGTCCGTTTGATTTCCCTGACAGTAAAGAAGGGCAGATCCGCGCACGTCTGATTTTTGATGGCGATCATCTGGAATCCATCCAGAACATGGATAACAACCGCAGCTTCGGTTTCTTCCGTCTGGATCCGCGCCTGATAACTATGTTGTCATCGCCAAATGGTGAACAGCGCCTGTTTGTGCCGCGTACCGGTTTCCCGGATCTGCTGGTCGATACGCTAATCGCGACCGAAGACCGTCATTTCTATGAGCATGATGGGATTAGTTTCTTCTCCATTGGCCGTGCGGTGCTGGCAAACTTGACTGCCGGTCGCACCGTACAAGGCGCAAGTACGCTGACGCAGCAGCTGGTGAAAAACCTGTTCTTGTCCAGCCAGCGTACCTACTGGCGTAAAGCGAACGAAGCGTACATGGCGCTGATCATGGACGCGCGTTACGGTAAAGATCGCATCCTTGAGCTGTATCTGAACGAGGTCTATCTCGGCCAGAGCGGGGATAACGAAATTCGCGGTTTCCCGCTGGCGAGCCTTTATTACTTTGGCCGCCCGGTGGAAGAGCTGAGCCTCGACCAGCAAGCCTTGCTGGTGGGTATGGTGAAAGGCGCGTCGATCTACAACCCGTGGCGTAATCCGAAGCTGGCGCTGGAGCGTCGTAACCTGGTGTTGCGCCTGCTGCAAGAGCAGAAGGTGATCGACCAGGAGCTTTACGACATGCTGAGCGCGCGTCCGTTAGGCGTGCAACCGCGTGGTGGGGTGATTTCGCCGCAGCCTGCATTTATGCAGATGGTGCGTAACGAACTTCAGACCAAACTTGGCGATAAAGTTAAAGACCTCTCCGGCGTTAAGATTTTCACCACCTTTGATTCCGTTTCTCAGGATGCGGCAGAAAAAGCGGTGAGCGAAGGTGTTCCGGTTCTGCGCGCCTCGCGTAAGCTGAAAGATCTTGAAGCGGCAATGGTCATTGTTGACCGTTCAACCGGTGAAGTTCGTGCGATGGTTGGCGGTGCAGAGACGCAGTTTGCTGGCTTTAACCGTGCGATGCAGGCGCGTCGTTCTATTGGTTCTCTGGCAAAACCTGCGACCTATCTGACGGCATTAAGCCAGCCGGATGCTTATCGCCTGAATACCTGGATTGCCGATGCGCCAATCGCGCTCAAGCAGCCGAATGGTCAGGTTTGGTCCCCGCAAAACGATGATCGTCGCTATAGCGGTCAGGTGATGTTGGTGGATGCGCTGACCCGTTCGATGAACGTGCCAACCGTTAATTTGGGTATGGCGCTCGGCTTGCCTGCGGTAACGGACACCTGGATTAAACTTGGCGTGCCGAAAGAGCAGTTGCATCCGGTTCCGGCAATGTTACTGGGTGCGCTCAACCTGACGCCAATTGAGGTCGCGCAGGCGTTCCAGACTATCGCCAGCGGCGGTAATCGCGCAACGCTATCGGCCTTACGTTCGGTGATTGCGGAAGACGGTACCGTTCTGTATCAAAGTTTCCCGCAGGCTGAACAGGCCGTGCCACCACAGGCGGCCTACATGACGCTCTTTACCATGCAGCAGGTTATCGCTCGCGGTACCGGGCGTGCGCTGGGAGGCAAATACCCGAATCTGCATCTGGCAGGTAAAACGGGTACCACCAACGATAATGTCGATACCTGGTTTGCCGGGATTGATGGCAAAGAAGTTGCCATTACCTGGGTTGGGCGCGACAACAACCAGCCGACGAAATTGTATGGTGCGAGCGGGGCGATGTCGCTCTACCAGCGCTACCTGGCTAACCAGACGCCAATTCCACTGGTGCTCAATCCACCGGAAGATATCGTGGATATGGGCGTTGATAGCGCGGGTTACTTCCAGTGTGGCGGCGGTGGCGATCGCGTGCTGCCGGTGTGGACGACGAATCCAGATGGATTGTGCCAGCAAAGCCAGCAGGCCGAGCAGAATAACAATCCGTTTAGTCAGTCACAGCAGCCGCAAACTCAGCAGCCTCAACAGCAGCAGCAACCGCAACAGCAGCAGCCAGAGCAAAGTGATGGCGTTGCCGGTTGGATTAAAGACATGTTCGGCAGTAAATAA